The following proteins come from a genomic window of Verrucomicrobiia bacterium:
- a CDS encoding Hsp70 family protein, which translates to MSKIVGIDLGTTNSLVAIVDSGIPYVIADAHGQRLTPSVVHVGSPDASPIVGHPASRLRALHPAETVYSVKRFMGRRGGDIPREEMVVTYPVHGTGAGPVSFNLHGRPWTPEEISAEILRKLKSDAEQTLGTPVDRAVITVPAYFNDAQRQATKKAGELAGFTVERILNEPTAAALAYGLNRLRDHAKVAVFDLGGGTFDLSILELRQGVFQVLATHGNTRLGGDDLDARLTEFLATRIHEAGGPDLRRTPADAPAAPGATPPAHTPHGLQALSRLREAAEAAKIRLSSEAATEIALPFLTPTFSFQWRLTRAELEALTRDILLRTRAHCLRALADAKLEARDLHQVILVGGQTRMPLVRQLVAEWFGCAEFEETRGDVRLGTDPHRPDGPLLNTAVNPDEAVALGAAIQAEILAGGLSHLLLLDVTPLSLGLETFGGLMNVIIPRNTTIPVKAGEVFTTAVDHQRSMLIHVLQGERERARDNWSLGRFELEFAAAPKGVPRVGVQFEIDANGILHVLARDLQTGHQTVVQMKSAVDVSDADVQKMIEESVEHAFDDLKARQWIEAKLRAGETLTATRKGLSEHGPELDPAYRHRVEQALQTVEAALETESPRTRTGDTPRLKAANQALDEATAQLADLMMDRAMEAMLRKQGMIE; encoded by the coding sequence ATGAGCAAAATCGTAGGCATCGACCTCGGGACCACCAATTCCCTGGTTGCCATTGTTGACTCCGGCATCCCGTACGTCATCGCCGATGCCCATGGCCAGCGCCTGACCCCGTCCGTCGTCCACGTCGGCAGCCCCGACGCCTCCCCCATCGTCGGACATCCCGCCAGTCGCCTCCGAGCCCTCCACCCGGCCGAGACCGTGTACTCGGTCAAACGCTTCATGGGCCGGCGCGGCGGCGACATCCCCCGCGAGGAGATGGTGGTCACCTACCCCGTCCACGGCACCGGCGCCGGCCCGGTCTCCTTCAACCTTCATGGCCGGCCCTGGACCCCCGAGGAAATCTCCGCGGAAATCCTTCGCAAACTGAAGTCCGACGCCGAACAAACCCTCGGCACCCCCGTCGATCGCGCCGTCATCACCGTCCCCGCCTACTTCAACGACGCCCAACGTCAGGCCACCAAGAAGGCCGGCGAACTCGCCGGGTTCACCGTTGAACGCATCCTCAATGAACCCACGGCCGCCGCTCTCGCCTATGGGCTCAACCGCCTCCGCGACCATGCCAAGGTCGCCGTGTTCGACCTCGGCGGTGGGACTTTCGACCTCTCCATCCTCGAACTCCGCCAGGGCGTGTTTCAGGTTCTCGCCACCCACGGCAATACCCGCCTCGGGGGCGACGACCTCGACGCCCGCCTGACCGAGTTCCTCGCCACCCGCATCCATGAGGCGGGCGGTCCCGACCTCCGTCGCACCCCCGCCGACGCCCCGGCCGCCCCTGGTGCCACACCCCCCGCCCACACCCCCCACGGGCTGCAAGCCCTCTCCCGCCTTCGCGAAGCCGCAGAAGCCGCGAAGATCCGCCTGAGTTCGGAAGCCGCGACGGAGATCGCCCTGCCCTTTCTCACCCCGACCTTCAGCTTCCAATGGCGGCTCACCCGTGCCGAACTTGAAGCCCTTACCCGCGACATCCTCCTCCGCACCCGCGCACACTGCCTCCGCGCCCTCGCCGATGCCAAACTCGAGGCCAGGGACCTTCATCAGGTCATCCTTGTCGGCGGTCAAACCCGCATGCCCCTCGTCCGCCAACTCGTGGCCGAATGGTTCGGCTGCGCCGAGTTCGAGGAAACCCGTGGCGATGTCCGCCTCGGTACCGACCCCCACCGCCCGGATGGCCCGCTCCTGAACACCGCCGTCAATCCCGACGAAGCCGTCGCCCTCGGCGCCGCGATCCAGGCGGAAATCCTCGCTGGAGGACTCTCCCACCTCCTCCTCCTCGACGTCACCCCGCTCTCCCTCGGCCTGGAAACCTTCGGCGGCCTGATGAACGTCATCATCCCCCGCAACACCACCATCCCCGTCAAGGCCGGCGAGGTCTTCACCACCGCCGTGGACCACCAGCGCTCCATGCTCATCCATGTCCTCCAGGGAGAACGGGAACGCGCCCGCGACAACTGGAGCCTCGGCCGCTTCGAACTCGAATTCGCCGCCGCCCCCAAAGGCGTCCCCCGCGTCGGCGTCCAGTTCGAAATCGATGCCAATGGCATCCTCCATGTCCTCGCCCGCGACCTCCAAACCGGCCACCAGACCGTCGTCCAGATGAAGTCCGCCGTCGATGTCAGCGACGCCGACGTCCAGAAGATGATCGAGGAATCCGTCGAACATGCCTTCGACGACCTCAAAGCCCGCCAGTGGATCGAAGCCAAACTCCGGGCCGGAGAAACCCTCACCGCCACCCGCAAAGGCCTCTCCGAACACGGACCCGAACTGGATCCCGCCTACCGCCACCGCGTTGAACAGGCCCTCCAGACCGTCGAGGCCGCCCTCGAAACCGAGAGCCCCAGGACACGCACCGGCGACACCCCCCGCCTCAAGGCCGCCAATCAGGCCCTCGACGAAGCCACCGCCCAACTCGCCGACCTGATGATGGACCGCGCCATGGAGGCCATGCTCCGCAAACAGGGCATGATCGAATAG
- a CDS encoding carbohydrate kinase, whose translation MSPARFAEITARYPLLHLGLLGDYCLDRYLEIDPGRTETSIETGLPVHNVVRVRSQPGGAGTILNNLVALGIGRIDAIGFYGDDGEGYELRRALGRMPHVRLDHFRPTSERRTFTYCKPLVLHPNRPPEELSRLDSKNWDPTPQALEDQLIGSLQVVASSAHAVITLEQVDQPDTGVVTRRVRDTLAHLASHRPDLLILADSRRGLTDWPSVGFKMNAPELAALLHQSSPPALPDILEQARQLARARQRPVIVTLAERGAVGALAEGDPVHIPALPILGPIDVVGAGDAVTANVTAALASGASLREALELAMAAAHIVVHQLGTTGTATVAQLRDTLAP comes from the coding sequence ATGTCGCCTGCGCGTTTCGCGGAGATCACCGCGCGCTATCCCCTCCTCCACCTCGGTCTCCTCGGCGATTACTGCCTCGACCGCTACCTCGAAATCGACCCCGGCCGCACCGAAACCTCCATCGAAACCGGCCTCCCCGTCCATAACGTCGTCCGCGTCCGCAGCCAGCCCGGCGGCGCCGGCACCATCCTCAACAACCTCGTCGCCCTCGGCATCGGCCGCATCGATGCCATCGGCTTCTACGGCGACGACGGCGAAGGATACGAACTCCGGCGCGCCCTCGGACGCATGCCGCACGTCCGCCTTGACCACTTCCGACCCACCTCCGAACGCCGCACCTTCACCTACTGCAAACCCCTCGTCCTCCATCCCAACCGCCCCCCCGAAGAACTCAGCCGCCTCGACAGCAAGAACTGGGATCCCACCCCCCAGGCCCTCGAAGACCAGCTCATCGGCTCCCTCCAGGTGGTCGCCAGTTCCGCCCATGCCGTCATCACCCTCGAACAAGTGGACCAACCCGATACCGGCGTCGTCACCCGTCGCGTCCGCGACACCCTCGCCCACCTCGCCTCCCATCGGCCCGACCTGCTCATCCTCGCCGACAGCCGCCGTGGTCTCACCGACTGGCCTTCCGTCGGCTTCAAGATGAACGCCCCCGAACTCGCCGCTCTCCTCCACCAATCCTCCCCGCCTGCCCTCCCCGATATCCTCGAACAGGCCCGCCAACTCGCCCGCGCCCGCCAGCGCCCCGTCATTGTCACCCTTGCCGAACGCGGCGCGGTCGGCGCCCTCGCCGAAGGCGACCCCGTCCACATCCCAGCCCTGCCCATTCTCGGTCCCATCGACGTCGTCGGCGCCGGCGATGCCGTCACCGCCAACGTCACGGCCGCGCTCGCCTCCGGTGCCTCCCTCCGCGAAGCCCTCGAACTCGCCATGGCCGCCGCCCATATCGTCGTCCACCAACTCGGCACCACCGGCACCGCCACCGTCGCCCAGTTGCGGGACACCCTCGCCCCCTGA
- a CDS encoding FAD:protein FMN transferase, producing the protein MARLLPAGLLILAALAVGCAPRRLPPQADALRERYEFTRPQMGVPFRIVLYATNQTHAQTAANAAFARVEALNAIFSDYESDSEITLLGRNAPVGQPVPVSPELAHLLHRAQSLARASDGAFDVTVGPIVQLWRRARRHRELPPPHLLAEARTRSGWQFLSVDPRSRTVTLHRERMRLDFGGIAKGYAADEALRVLRDLDCPRALVAAAGDVAAGDPPPDRPGWRVEIGQSDHPSAPSPRALWLRNAAVATSGDLFQRLEIDGHRYSHILDPRTGIGLTDRSLAIVLARDATTADSLATTLSVLGPDGLPLIERTPAAAALLLRSPDGSLEIFESRRLPRWLRNAPATPESP; encoded by the coding sequence ATGGCCAGACTTCTCCCCGCCGGCCTGCTCATCCTCGCCGCCCTCGCCGTCGGCTGCGCTCCCCGTCGCCTGCCCCCCCAGGCCGATGCCCTCCGGGAACGATACGAGTTCACCCGTCCCCAAATGGGAGTCCCATTCCGCATCGTCCTCTACGCCACCAACCAAACCCACGCCCAGACCGCCGCCAACGCCGCCTTCGCCCGCGTCGAAGCCCTCAATGCCATCTTCAGCGACTACGAATCCGACAGCGAAATCACCCTCCTCGGCCGCAACGCCCCCGTCGGTCAACCCGTCCCTGTCAGCCCCGAACTCGCCCATCTCCTCCACCGCGCCCAATCCCTTGCCCGTGCCAGTGACGGCGCCTTCGACGTCACCGTCGGTCCCATCGTGCAACTCTGGCGCCGCGCGCGTCGGCATCGCGAACTTCCCCCGCCCCACCTCCTCGCCGAAGCCAGAACCCGCTCCGGTTGGCAGTTCCTCTCCGTCGATCCCCGCTCCCGGACCGTCACCCTCCACCGCGAACGCATGCGCCTCGACTTCGGCGGCATTGCCAAGGGTTACGCCGCCGATGAAGCCCTCCGCGTTCTGCGCGATCTGGACTGCCCCCGCGCCCTCGTCGCCGCCGCCGGCGATGTCGCCGCCGGTGACCCGCCCCCCGACCGACCGGGTTGGCGCGTCGAAATCGGCCAGTCCGACCACCCCTCCGCCCCGTCTCCTCGCGCTCTCTGGCTCCGCAACGCCGCCGTGGCCACTTCCGGCGACCTCTTCCAACGCCTCGAGATCGACGGACACCGCTACTCCCATATCCTCGATCCCCGCACCGGCATCGGCCTCACCGATCGCAGCCTGGCGATCGTCCTCGCCCGTGACGCCACCACTGCCGACAGCCTCGCCACCACCCTGAGCGTCCTTGGCCCCGACGGGTTGCCCCTGATCGAACGGACCCCTGCCGCCGCCGCACTCCTGCTCCGGTCCCCGGACGGATCCCTCGAAATCTTCGAGAGCCGCCGCCTCCCCCGCTGGCTCCGCAACGCCCCGGCCACCCCCGAATCCCCCTGA
- a CDS encoding SDR family NAD(P)-dependent oxidoreductase, whose translation MKARLKDRWVVITGASSGFGAAAARAFGEHGARLMLGARREDRLASVAAEAEALGSPDARWHGLDVASTASVEVFAAWIRSVAPSVHVLINNAGGAHGLEPVVEGRDADWEAMMQSNVLGVLRMVRAVLPWMPRDDGATVLNIGSIAARTPYENGAAYCAAKAGELAITRALRLELVGTGIRVASLDPGLAETEFSRVRFKGDIERAEQVYRGTRPLTAEDVAEAMVWIAGRPAHVCIDEMVIKPVDQAAIHRLHRREGRSD comes from the coding sequence ATGAAGGCGCGATTGAAGGATCGATGGGTGGTGATCACGGGGGCGTCGAGCGGGTTTGGAGCGGCGGCAGCGAGGGCATTTGGGGAACACGGGGCGCGCCTGATGCTTGGGGCGCGGCGGGAGGATCGGTTGGCGTCCGTGGCCGCGGAGGCGGAGGCGTTGGGATCGCCGGACGCCCGGTGGCACGGGCTCGATGTGGCTTCAACAGCGTCGGTGGAGGTCTTTGCGGCATGGATCCGGAGCGTTGCGCCGTCGGTGCATGTGCTGATCAACAACGCGGGGGGCGCGCACGGCCTGGAGCCCGTGGTGGAGGGGCGCGATGCCGACTGGGAGGCGATGATGCAGTCGAACGTGCTGGGGGTACTGCGGATGGTCCGGGCGGTGCTGCCGTGGATGCCGCGGGATGATGGGGCGACGGTGCTCAACATCGGGTCAATTGCGGCGCGGACGCCGTACGAGAATGGCGCGGCCTATTGTGCGGCCAAGGCGGGGGAATTGGCGATCACGCGGGCGCTGCGGTTGGAGCTGGTGGGGACCGGCATCCGGGTGGCCAGCCTGGATCCGGGGCTGGCGGAGACCGAGTTCTCCAGGGTTCGGTTCAAGGGGGACATCGAGCGGGCGGAGCAGGTGTACCGGGGGACCCGACCTTTGACCGCCGAGGATGTGGCGGAGGCGATGGTGTGGATTGCGGGGCGTCCGGCGCATGTGTGCATCGACGAGATGGTGATCAAGCCGGTGGACCAGGCGGCGATCCATCGTTTGCATCGGCGGGAGGGTAGGAGTGATTAA
- the polA gene encoding DNA polymerase I, protein MAQRLFLLDGMALVYRAHFAFAARPIRTSSGRNTSALFGFALTLLDLLEKESPSHLAVAFDTAVPTERHRLFPAYKAQREAMPEELSDALPDVRRLIDAFGIPAVILDGYEADDLIGTLVRQAEPLGFESWMVTPDKDFGQLVTGNTRLWKPGRQGSDPEIFGPAEICARWGIQRVSQVVDMLGLMGDASDNIPGVPGIGEKTAARLLAQYDTLEAVLDHASEVKGKLGESLRTHRDQALLSKRLATIDTRAPLDLSPDRLPVGTRDDEALRALCLEFEFHSIGRRLFGPDFKAGLSSPRASGRPARNTGQGDLFAAPPASDPPAAATGTVAMSPSPWRTITDTPHEYRIARTAAERRAVAEALREVSAFCLDSETDGLDATRASLLGLSLSWKAGHAWYIPVNAPPPTEHPASPPAELAELAPLLADVTRTKIGHNLKFDLLVLRWHGIEVRGPLFDTMIAHILVEPDGRHGMDHLAEVLLGYSPIPIERLIGPKGSSQKTLAHVPVEEVAEYAAEDADVTWQLAERLRPQLRDRGQERVFFEVEMPVLPALVDMEFAGVRVDAAALAEFSRALAVEMASAEADIHRLAGHEFNVNSNRQLGEVLFNELRLVEKPRKTPTGQFATDEQTLQSLAAEHPIVRRLLDHRSVAKLKSTYADALPTAIHPVTGRIHTTFHQAAAATGRLSSSDPNLQNIPIRTDRGQEIRRAFVPAAGHRLLSADYSQIELRIIAALSRESAMIEAFRQGADIHAATAARVFSVPLEEVTTEMRRRAKMVNFGIAYGISTFGLAQRLSIPRGEASDIITHYFASYPGIRGYMDETITRARELGYVETLTGRRRHLRDIQSANATVRGAAERNAINTPIQGTAADMIKIAMGRIHAALRDRACRTRLILQIHDELLFDLAPAEEDLVRPLVEEAMRTALPLPGDVPIAVEMGTGGTWLEAH, encoded by the coding sequence ATGGCGCAACGGCTCTTCCTCCTCGATGGCATGGCGCTTGTGTACAGGGCGCACTTCGCGTTTGCCGCCCGTCCCATCCGCACGTCGTCGGGACGCAACACCTCAGCCCTGTTCGGATTCGCCCTGACCCTCCTCGATCTGCTGGAGAAGGAATCGCCCAGCCACCTCGCGGTCGCTTTCGACACCGCGGTTCCCACCGAACGGCACCGGCTGTTTCCGGCCTACAAGGCCCAGCGCGAGGCCATGCCGGAGGAACTCAGCGACGCCCTGCCCGATGTCCGACGCCTTATCGACGCCTTCGGCATTCCCGCGGTCATCCTCGATGGCTACGAGGCCGACGACCTCATCGGCACCCTCGTACGCCAAGCCGAACCGCTCGGCTTCGAGAGCTGGATGGTCACCCCGGACAAGGACTTCGGTCAGCTGGTAACCGGGAACACGCGCCTCTGGAAACCCGGTCGTCAGGGCTCCGATCCCGAGATTTTCGGACCCGCGGAGATCTGCGCCCGATGGGGCATCCAGCGCGTGTCGCAGGTGGTGGACATGCTCGGACTCATGGGCGATGCGAGCGACAACATTCCCGGTGTCCCCGGCATCGGCGAAAAGACGGCGGCCAGGCTCCTCGCCCAGTACGACACGCTCGAAGCCGTCCTGGACCACGCCTCCGAAGTGAAGGGCAAACTGGGCGAGTCCCTCCGCACCCACCGCGACCAGGCGCTCCTCAGCAAGCGCCTCGCCACCATCGACACCCGGGCGCCGTTGGACCTTTCCCCCGACCGCCTGCCCGTCGGCACCCGGGACGACGAGGCCCTGCGAGCCCTCTGTCTCGAGTTCGAATTCCATTCCATCGGCCGGCGCCTGTTCGGTCCGGACTTCAAGGCGGGCCTCTCCTCGCCTCGCGCCTCCGGTCGCCCGGCCCGGAACACCGGCCAGGGCGACCTCTTCGCCGCGCCTCCGGCATCGGACCCGCCCGCCGCCGCGACCGGAACCGTCGCGATGTCTCCATCCCCCTGGCGCACCATCACGGACACGCCCCACGAGTACCGGATCGCCCGCACCGCCGCGGAACGTCGCGCCGTGGCCGAAGCCCTGCGCGAGGTGTCCGCCTTCTGCCTCGACTCCGAAACAGACGGCCTGGACGCGACCCGGGCCAGTCTGCTCGGGCTCTCTCTGAGCTGGAAGGCCGGTCACGCCTGGTACATCCCCGTCAACGCCCCCCCGCCCACCGAACACCCGGCGTCTCCCCCCGCCGAACTGGCGGAACTCGCCCCTCTCCTGGCCGACGTCACCCGCACCAAGATCGGGCACAACCTCAAGTTCGATCTCCTCGTCCTTCGCTGGCACGGCATCGAAGTCCGCGGCCCGCTCTTCGATACCATGATCGCCCACATCCTCGTCGAGCCCGACGGCCGGCACGGGATGGATCACCTCGCAGAAGTCCTCCTCGGCTACTCCCCCATCCCCATCGAACGTCTCATCGGTCCCAAAGGTTCCTCCCAAAAAACGCTCGCCCACGTACCCGTCGAAGAAGTCGCGGAGTACGCCGCCGAGGACGCCGACGTCACCTGGCAACTGGCCGAACGTCTCCGTCCCCAGCTCCGTGATCGTGGGCAGGAAAGGGTCTTCTTCGAGGTTGAAATGCCCGTCCTCCCGGCCCTCGTGGACATGGAATTCGCCGGGGTCCGCGTGGACGCCGCAGCGCTGGCCGAGTTCAGCCGCGCACTGGCCGTCGAAATGGCTTCGGCCGAAGCGGACATCCACCGGCTGGCCGGTCATGAGTTCAACGTGAACTCCAACCGCCAGCTCGGGGAGGTCCTGTTCAATGAGCTCCGCCTCGTCGAAAAACCCCGCAAGACTCCGACCGGCCAGTTCGCCACCGACGAGCAAACCCTCCAGTCCCTCGCCGCCGAACACCCCATCGTTCGGCGCCTCCTCGATCATCGATCCGTCGCCAAGCTCAAATCCACCTACGCCGACGCCCTCCCCACCGCCATTCATCCGGTCACCGGCCGGATTCACACCACCTTCCATCAGGCGGCCGCCGCCACCGGGCGCCTCAGCTCCTCCGACCCCAACCTGCAGAACATCCCCATCCGCACCGACCGCGGACAGGAGATCCGCCGCGCCTTCGTACCGGCCGCCGGCCATCGGTTGCTCTCGGCGGACTATTCCCAGATCGAACTCCGCATCATCGCCGCGCTCAGCCGCGAATCCGCCATGATCGAGGCGTTCCGGCAGGGCGCCGACATCCATGCCGCCACCGCCGCCCGCGTCTTCTCGGTGCCCCTGGAAGAGGTCACCACCGAAATGCGGCGCCGGGCCAAAATGGTCAACTTCGGCATCGCCTACGGCATCTCGACCTTCGGCCTGGCCCAGCGCCTCTCCATCCCCCGTGGCGAGGCATCCGATATCATTACTCACTACTTCGCCAGCTACCCGGGCATCCGCGGCTACATGGACGAAACCATCACCCGCGCCCGGGAACTCGGCTATGTCGAAACCCTCACCGGCCGGCGGCGTCACCTCCGCGACATCCAGTCCGCCAACGCCACCGTCCGAGGTGCCGCCGAACGCAACGCCATCAACACCCCCATCCAGGGTACCGCCGCCGACATGATCAAGATCGCCATGGGCCGGATTCATGCGGCCCTGCGGGATCGTGCCTGCCGCACCCGCCTGATCCTCCAGATCCACGATGAACTCCTGTTCGACCTGGCGCCCGCCGAGGAAGACCTCGTCCGTCCCCTGGTCGAGGAGGCCATGCGCACCGCGCTGCCCCTGCCCGGCGACGTTCCCATCGCGGTCGAAATGGGCACTGGCGGGACGTGGCTCGAAGCCCACTGA
- a CDS encoding PAS domain S-box protein — translation MRILYVEDNPDDAELARHAVRTGDPAHRLEVVPTLARARARLAEARPPDVVLLDMSLPDGNGMELLGEIRDQRWPIAVVVLTQWGDEATVVAALRSGADDYLSKRDGCWALLVPTLEGALVHFRREGERRACTIRVLYAEPAGADAELTQRHFQQQAPHIELEVVPDGNEVCARLASGGVGTEGWDVLLLDYQLPGDNAIEVLKRVRIGMGLDIPVVVVTGQGSEEVAIQAMRLGASEYFRKEAGYLIRLPHAIERAHHQVVLARQKTALVESEARFRGAFESSSIGIALVSPSGRWLQVNRALCSMLGYSEAELLGSTFQEITYPEDLEADLDLVRQVLSGARQQYRMEKRYLHKDGSILWALLSVSLVRDGKGQPLYFVSQVENITERKAAELKLREEVVFSETLLSNLPAVVGLFREDGRMLRWNRRLEEVSECGPEEIAGMTAMDFLAERDWDTARARIREAFVKGHAEAELTVRRRTGGEVPFLYRAHRMDVDGHPCLLVVGVDISEKKRLEGQILQAQRLESLGTLAGGIAHDLNNMLAPILLSVDLLRSEKEEAEAAESLRTIERSARRAAEMVRQVLSFARGMEGQRISLSLLHVLRDVQSMVRETIPKCIRIELRASEDLWCVVADPTQLHQVFLNLYVNARDAMPQGGTLRVTIENVMLDELQAGLSSNGHPGPHVVARVTDTGTGMPREVRDRVFDPFFTTKPVGKGTGLGLSTAMGIVRSHGGWIHLESELGKGTTFHVYFPAERKVSTVEPEEPVGELPRGQGEVILVADDEPGVCSALERTLVRHGYEVLVAGDGADAIALFAQHRQRIAVVLLDMLMPVMDGTSTVGALRAMDPEVRILGASGHVPAEGAWPKHGGLVGSVPKPFTAAEILRELDRILRRG, via the coding sequence GTGAGAATCCTGTACGTCGAGGACAACCCGGACGATGCCGAGCTGGCGCGGCATGCGGTGCGGACGGGGGACCCGGCGCATCGATTGGAGGTGGTGCCCACCCTGGCAAGGGCCCGTGCGCGGCTGGCGGAGGCGCGGCCTCCGGACGTCGTTTTGCTGGACATGAGCCTGCCGGACGGCAACGGCATGGAGTTGCTGGGCGAGATTCGGGATCAGCGGTGGCCGATCGCGGTGGTGGTCCTGACCCAATGGGGCGACGAGGCGACTGTGGTGGCGGCGCTGAGATCCGGGGCGGACGACTACCTTTCGAAGCGTGACGGCTGCTGGGCGCTGCTGGTGCCGACGCTGGAGGGTGCGCTGGTCCATTTCCGGAGGGAAGGGGAGCGTCGGGCCTGCACGATTCGCGTGTTGTACGCGGAGCCGGCCGGAGCTGACGCGGAACTGACGCAGCGGCATTTCCAACAGCAGGCGCCGCACATCGAGCTGGAGGTGGTGCCGGACGGCAACGAGGTCTGCGCCCGCCTGGCGTCCGGTGGGGTGGGGACGGAGGGGTGGGATGTGCTGCTGTTGGATTATCAGTTGCCCGGGGACAACGCCATCGAGGTGCTGAAGCGGGTCCGGATCGGCATGGGACTGGACATTCCCGTGGTGGTGGTGACGGGCCAGGGGAGCGAGGAGGTGGCGATCCAGGCGATGCGGCTGGGGGCGTCGGAGTATTTTCGCAAGGAGGCGGGCTACCTCATCCGGTTGCCACATGCGATCGAGCGCGCCCATCACCAGGTCGTCCTGGCGCGGCAGAAGACCGCGCTGGTCGAGAGCGAGGCGCGGTTTCGCGGGGCGTTCGAGTCGTCGAGCATCGGGATCGCGCTGGTGTCGCCCTCCGGGCGCTGGCTGCAGGTGAATCGGGCGTTGTGTTCGATGCTGGGGTACAGCGAGGCGGAATTGCTGGGGAGCACCTTCCAGGAGATCACCTATCCGGAGGATCTGGAGGCCGACCTGGATCTGGTGCGTCAGGTGTTGTCCGGGGCACGGCAGCAGTACCGGATGGAGAAGCGCTATCTTCACAAGGACGGCTCGATCCTCTGGGCGCTGCTGAGCGTGTCGCTGGTGCGGGATGGGAAGGGGCAGCCGCTGTATTTCGTCTCGCAGGTCGAGAACATCACCGAACGGAAGGCGGCGGAGCTGAAGTTGAGGGAGGAGGTGGTGTTTTCGGAGACGCTGCTTTCGAATCTGCCGGCCGTGGTGGGGTTGTTTCGGGAGGATGGCCGGATGTTGCGATGGAACCGCCGGCTGGAGGAGGTGTCCGAATGCGGCCCTGAGGAGATCGCGGGGATGACGGCCATGGACTTCCTGGCCGAACGCGACTGGGACACAGCCCGGGCGCGGATCCGGGAGGCGTTCGTCAAGGGGCATGCCGAGGCCGAGCTGACGGTGCGACGACGCACAGGGGGCGAGGTGCCGTTCCTGTATCGGGCGCACCGGATGGACGTGGACGGACATCCGTGCCTGCTGGTGGTGGGGGTGGATATCAGCGAGAAGAAGCGGCTGGAGGGCCAGATTCTGCAGGCCCAGCGGCTGGAGAGCCTGGGAACGCTGGCGGGGGGGATCGCTCACGATCTGAACAACATGCTGGCCCCGATCCTACTTTCGGTGGATTTGCTGCGGTCCGAGAAGGAGGAGGCGGAGGCGGCGGAATCCTTGCGCACCATTGAGCGGAGCGCCCGGAGGGCTGCCGAGATGGTGCGGCAGGTGCTTTCGTTTGCGCGGGGCATGGAGGGGCAGCGCATCTCGCTCAGCCTGCTGCATGTGCTGCGGGACGTGCAAAGCATGGTCCGGGAGACCATCCCGAAGTGCATCCGTATCGAGCTGCGGGCGTCGGAGGATCTGTGGTGCGTGGTCGCGGATCCCACCCAGTTGCATCAGGTCTTCCTCAATCTTTACGTCAACGCCCGGGACGCCATGCCGCAGGGCGGCACGCTCCGGGTGACGATCGAGAACGTGATGCTGGACGAATTGCAGGCCGGGTTGAGTTCCAACGGGCACCCGGGTCCGCATGTCGTTGCCCGGGTGACGGACACCGGGACGGGCATGCCGCGGGAGGTCCGGGACCGGGTGTTCGATCCCTTCTTCACCACGAAGCCGGTGGGCAAGGGGACGGGACTGGGGTTGTCCACGGCCATGGGGATCGTCCGCAGCCACGGCGGGTGGATCCATCTCGAGAGCGAATTGGGAAAGGGCACGACGTTCCACGTGTATTTTCCGGCAGAACGGAAGGTGTCCACCGTGGAGCCGGAGGAGCCGGTCGGCGAGCTGCCGAGGGGACAGGGCGAGGTGATCCTGGTGGCCGATGACGAGCCGGGGGTGTGCTCGGCGCTGGAACGGACGCTGGTCCGGCACGGGTACGAGGTCCTGGTGGCGGGGGACGGGGCGGATGCCATCGCGCTCTTCGCACAGCATCGGCAACGGATTGCGGTGGTGCTGCTGGACATGCTGATGCCGGTGATGGACGGGACCTCGACGGTGGGTGCGTTGCGGGCGATGGATCCGGAGGTGCGAATCCTGGGTGCGAGCGGACATGTTCCGGCGGAGGGGGCCTGGCCAAAGCACGGGGGGTTGGTGGGTTCGGTGCCCAAGCCATTCACGGCGGCGGAGATCCTGCGGGAGCTCGACCGGATCCTGCGTCGCGGATGA
- a CDS encoding response regulator, which yields MNRTRPILLVEDNPMDLDLTLRAFGRGEATRHIEVARDGEEAMEWVDRWESGVPVPSVILLDLHLPKVDGMDVLRRIKAHEALRAVPVVVLTTSTEASDMATAYQLGANSFIVKPVAFEQFVEVAAQIDRYWTHLNHFEPGLLP from the coding sequence ATGAACCGCACGCGACCGATCCTTCTCGTCGAGGACAACCCCATGGATCTCGACCTGACCCTCCGCGCCTTCGGGCGGGGCGAAGCGACCCGGCACATCGAGGTGGCGCGGGACGGGGAGGAGGCCATGGAGTGGGTGGACCGCTGGGAATCCGGGGTGCCCGTTCCATCGGTGATCCTGCTGGATCTGCATTTGCCGAAGGTGGACGGGATGGACGTGCTGCGGCGGATCAAGGCCCATGAGGCGCTGCGCGCGGTGCCGGTGGTGGTGCTGACCACTTCGACCGAGGCCTCGGACATGGCGACGGCCTACCAGTTGGGTGCCAACTCCTTCATCGTGAAGCCGGTGGCCTTCGAGCAGTTCGTCGAAGTGGCAGCCCAGATCGATCGGTACTGGACCCATCTGAACCACTTCGAGCCCGGCCTGCTGCCGTGA